One genomic region from Methanobrevibacter sp. encodes:
- a CDS encoding SMC family ATPase, whose product MIFTRLELMNFKSHANTTLDFNPGISLIVGENGAGKSSIFEAISFALFKSYTTKSINDLVRSNKNTGDKIQMIVRLSFITNGIEYKVERTVSPTKSSSKSTSSLYRIIDGEEEILVSGNKEVDKEIEKILSMDSSTFLNAIHIRQGEIAELIDKTPANRKKLIGKLLRLEELEKAYENLPRISEDYKTRKAVLEDRIQPESELNFEHKKAKEEHFALNEKNNALKAEYEALEKDIEIKNKEKEELDKQKQEFEALNLKLGHEKENLNGLNKLKEELSNKYNEILKQEGEMNLLKPYSEKLPVYNKFKDSLSNLNRFKDEEKNNKEIITKIEGYKSTIESEKDNHEKFISLEGEIKALNNKKVELFAELKRMKDLESQKSTLTGDIEHYNKELDKFYNDAKIVLSEFEEEIDPIKSNDDLNNLESLVESLLTNLKNEINEIDEELKKLNKESISLKQEIKSLDEPLADIKKVENKCPVCQSDISEDKKNELIHMYEETISANTNKINENNEIITKLNKDKSLKDANLLKLDSIKTKIYQNKHIVGDLDKLTKSLETVDAKIYELQDKKNELEELDKIIETKNIEFKELESHNKKYLDANTLLKSFPEESKIKDELYTISGKINLEEGKLKEYIIIDSNLSLDISDEALDGLIKDLSDKDTKYHVLLGSVKGKAEYEEKIKAKEEEISAKENEIKEIKNAIGSSAYNEENYKNMIILIDRLNVKYNGYAQEIAVNDNNLKIYETTVETIEKTIEQNRKNKEEYIAVKEYYGLLEYFRTLYSKDGIQGDLRSQSRPLIQKYTREFFEKFNFNYSDLILDNEYNISIYGPEGEANIEMVSGGEKIAIALALRLGITQAMSKGNIETILLDEPTIHLDSFRRQELITVLRSMNVIPQMLIVTHDSELENAADTLIRVEKEDGISQVKINS is encoded by the coding sequence ATGATATTTACAAGATTAGAATTAATGAACTTTAAATCACATGCAAACACTACATTGGACTTTAATCCAGGAATCAGCTTGATTGTAGGTGAAAATGGTGCTGGAAAGTCTTCTATTTTTGAAGCCATCTCATTTGCATTGTTCAAGTCCTATACCACAAAATCCATTAATGATTTAGTAAGATCCAATAAGAATACTGGTGATAAGATACAAATGATTGTAAGATTGTCATTTATCACTAATGGAATTGAATATAAGGTTGAAAGAACAGTAAGTCCTACCAAATCCAGTTCCAAATCAACTTCCAGCCTATACAGAATTATAGATGGAGAAGAGGAAATCCTTGTTTCTGGAAATAAGGAAGTGGATAAGGAAATAGAAAAAATATTAAGTATGGATTCTTCAACATTCCTAAATGCTATCCATATCAGACAAGGTGAAATAGCTGAATTGATTGATAAGACACCGGCTAATCGTAAAAAATTAATCGGTAAACTATTAAGGCTTGAGGAATTGGAAAAAGCATATGAGAATCTTCCAAGAATCAGTGAAGACTATAAAACAAGAAAAGCTGTTTTAGAGGATAGGATACAGCCAGAATCAGAACTTAATTTTGAACATAAAAAGGCTAAAGAAGAGCATTTCGCTTTAAATGAAAAAAACAATGCCTTAAAAGCAGAATATGAAGCTCTTGAAAAAGATATAGAAATTAAAAATAAGGAAAAAGAGGAATTAGACAAACAAAAGCAGGAGTTCGAAGCTCTTAACTTGAAGTTGGGCCATGAAAAAGAAAACTTGAATGGCTTAAATAAGCTAAAAGAGGAATTGTCTAATAAATATAATGAAATCCTAAAACAGGAAGGTGAAATGAATCTTTTAAAACCATACAGTGAAAAACTTCCAGTATATAATAAATTTAAGGATTCACTTAGCAATTTAAACAGATTCAAAGATGAAGAAAAGAATAATAAGGAAATCATCACTAAGATTGAAGGATATAAATCCACCATAGAATCTGAAAAGGATAATCATGAAAAGTTCATTTCTTTAGAAGGTGAAATCAAAGCCTTAAACAATAAAAAGGTGGAATTGTTTGCTGAATTAAAGCGCATGAAGGATTTGGAATCTCAAAAAAGCACTTTAACTGGCGATATCGAACACTACAATAAAGAATTGGATAAGTTTTATAATGATGCAAAGATAGTTTTATCAGAATTTGAAGAGGAAATAGATCCAATCAAAAGCAATGATGATTTGAATAATTTGGAAAGTCTTGTTGAAAGTCTTTTAACCAATCTCAAAAATGAGATTAATGAGATTGATGAGGAATTGAAAAAATTAAATAAGGAATCAATCAGTTTAAAGCAAGAAATCAAATCATTGGATGAACCATTGGCTGACATAAAAAAGGTTGAGAATAAATGTCCTGTTTGTCAGTCTGATATTAGTGAAGATAAGAAAAATGAACTCATTCATATGTATGAGGAAACAATATCTGCCAATACTAATAAGATTAATGAAAATAATGAAATTATCACTAAATTAAATAAAGATAAATCATTAAAAGATGCTAATTTATTGAAGCTTGATTCAATTAAAACAAAGATATATCAGAACAAACATATTGTTGGAGATTTGGATAAGCTTACAAAAAGTTTAGAGACTGTTGATGCTAAAATCTATGAACTTCAAGACAAAAAGAATGAACTTGAAGAGTTAGATAAGATTATAGAAACTAAAAATATTGAGTTCAAAGAGCTTGAATCTCATAACAAAAAGTATTTGGACGCTAATACTCTTCTTAAGTCATTTCCTGAGGAATCCAAAATCAAGGATGAACTATATACCATTTCAGGTAAGATCAATCTTGAAGAGGGAAAGCTCAAGGAATACATCATCATAGATTCCAATCTTTCCTTGGATATTAGTGATGAAGCTCTTGATGGATTGATAAAAGACTTAAGTGATAAGGACACTAAATATCATGTCTTATTAGGTTCAGTAAAAGGAAAAGCGGAATATGAGGAGAAGATTAAGGCTAAAGAAGAAGAGATATCCGCAAAGGAAAATGAAATCAAAGAGATTAAAAATGCCATTGGATCTTCAGCTTATAATGAAGAAAACTATAAGAATATGATAATCCTAATTGATAGATTAAATGTTAAATACAATGGATATGCTCAAGAGATTGCAGTTAACGACAACAATCTAAAAATCTATGAAACCACGGTGGAAACAATCGAAAAGACCATTGAGCAAAATAGAAAGAACAAGGAAGAATATATTGCTGTTAAGGAATATTACGGATTGCTTGAATATTTCAGAACATTATACAGTAAGGATGGTATCCAAGGGGACTTAAGAAGTCAATCAAGACCATTAATTCAAAAGTATACCCGAGAATTCTTTGAAAAATTCAATTTCAACTATTCTGACTTGATATTGGATAATGAATATAACATTTCCATTTACGGTCCTGAAGGGGAAGCTAATATTGAAATGGTCAGCGGCGGTGAAAAAATAGCTATCGCTCTTGCATTGAGGTTAGGCATTACACAGGCTATGTCAAAAGGAAACATTGAAACAATACTCTTGGATGAGCCTACTATTCATTTAGACAGTTTCCGCAGACAAGAGTTAATCACTGTTTTACGCAGCATGAATGTAATTCCTCAAATGCTCATTGTTACTCACGATTCAGAATTGGAAAATGCTGCAGATACCCTTATCAGAGTAGAAAAAGAAGATGGTATCTCTCAAGTTAAAATAAACAGTTAA
- a CDS encoding DNA repair exonuclease yields the protein MRFAHLSDSHLGSRQFGLLERETDFYDVFAKNIDKIIEKDVDFVIHSGDLFDNNRPSTEALLAFQKALLRLNEAKIPIYAIAGNHDSILRKGALPPQVLFKDIGLKLISDKNPAYNEGPVLICGVRYVPSSQSRALKNAYDQLSKLADKYLKSILVSHQGIDKWMHEDTHEIELSEMPKNFDYYAMGHVHNYVEEDFGKGKLVYPGSMEIWRTSESNENYRENGKGFVVVDLSYDKPQVERVKIDLPREFYKEIIDYNKFDERLAIIKEEIESLDNKPLLDLTVAGGDFDSAEVYEVINDAIGDSVLNLRPSFKPDKVLDEEKLIDTTKILDPRALLQKRVNEKYQNDDVNKLSVDLLDNLSIGRIDDAQFISDRFYSQHYYNEEEARELNNAQINESDSLDDYLDKNLDDKEDSQNESKQMRFDDL from the coding sequence ATGCGTTTTGCACATTTATCTGATAGCCATTTAGGTTCAAGACAATTCGGACTATTGGAACGTGAAACAGATTTTTATGATGTATTTGCTAAAAACATAGATAAGATTATAGAAAAAGATGTGGATTTTGTTATTCACAGTGGAGATTTATTTGACAATAACAGGCCTTCTACAGAGGCATTATTAGCATTCCAGAAAGCATTATTAAGATTGAATGAAGCTAAAATACCAATTTATGCGATTGCTGGAAACCATGATTCCATTTTAAGGAAAGGAGCTCTACCTCCACAGGTTCTATTTAAGGATATAGGGCTTAAGTTAATCAGTGATAAAAATCCTGCATATAATGAAGGTCCTGTATTGATTTGTGGAGTTCGCTATGTCCCAAGTTCACAAAGCAGAGCTTTAAAGAATGCATATGACCAATTGTCAAAGCTTGCAGACAAATATCTAAAATCCATTCTTGTATCTCACCAAGGAATTGACAAATGGATGCATGAGGATACTCATGAAATTGAACTGTCTGAAATGCCTAAAAACTTTGATTACTATGCAATGGGCCATGTACACAATTATGTTGAAGAGGATTTCGGCAAAGGAAAATTGGTTTATCCCGGATCTATGGAAATATGGAGAACCAGCGAATCCAATGAAAATTACAGAGAAAACGGCAAAGGATTCGTTGTAGTGGATTTAAGCTATGACAAGCCGCAAGTTGAAAGGGTGAAAATTGACCTTCCAAGAGAATTCTATAAAGAGATAATTGATTATAATAAGTTTGATGAAAGGCTTGCTATCATTAAAGAAGAGATTGAATCATTGGACAATAAGCCATTGCTTGACTTGACTGTTGCCGGAGGAGATTTTGACAGTGCTGAAGTTTATGAAGTAATAAATGACGCAATTGGGGATAGTGTTTTAAATCTAAGACCTAGTTTTAAGCCGGATAAGGTCTTGGATGAGGAGAAATTAATTGATACAACCAAAATTCTTGATCCAAGAGCATTATTGCAAAAAAGAGTTAATGAAAAATATCAAAATGATGATGTGAATAAATTATCTGTTGATCTGTTGGATAATCTCTCTATTGGAAGAATAGATGATGCTCAATTCATTTCAGACAGATTTTACAGTCAGCATTACTATAATGAGGAAGAAGCTAGAGAATTGAATAATGCTCAAATAAATGAATCTGATAGTTTAGATGATTATTTAGATAAGAATTTAGATGATAAAGAAGATTCTCAAAATGAATCTAAACAAATGAGGTTTGATGACTTATAG